CAAAGAACTTTATTCAGCATATTTTAAAACAACATTGAAAATGAATGTCCATGGTCACAACTagcagaagaaaaataaaaaaataaacattttaaacaaacaaaagcaaccccacaaaataaaagtctttgaTATAAACATGAAGGCACCatgctttgttttctttcatgcttgacctttgacctctgtccTTTCAGATTCCCCTTTGCTATAGTAAGTAAACGTAAGGTAAAGTCAGTAAAATACTGTGGTCACCAAGTAGTTTTGGGATTTGCTTTATAGAGACCATAGTCTTCTCCCCTGAAGAAGGCAACTTCTGTTTCAtttgctgaaaaaaacaaacacaaaaaattgTTAAAGTTAACATTGTGATAAAACTATACCTCCAGCAGCAGATCAACAATATCAAGTATGGCTGTCCTCGAACAAAGAAATTCTCAACTAACATTCGTACAATTTTTTATcaactaatggattagttgatttaatcgataGATCTGTGAAacggagtttctccacaaagaatcacacaaaagcaccactttaaatcttgtgtttatcagagttgtgctcacaagtttcttagaaataagtcatttggCATAAAAAAAGCATATAAAATTACTAATATTAAGCTCTTAACATTAGTCTTATTGCTTGGAACTTATTTTATTGAACTTCTATTACCAGCCTCAGTATATCATTACAGGACATTCTCACCTTATTACAATATTAATActatttttttatgaataattATCACAGACACATATGCCAGGCTAGAATTTGGGGAGATGTGTATAAAATTATGCATCTAgggtatttccatttgatgacAAATGTCAAGGTGTTTTGATGTACTCAATTTAAGCACTGGTAAGGGTGATACTGAGCAACAGCAACAATATACAGCATACGTATATTCCCGTATAGGACAACctgttttacaatgttaaaagaAGATTTTTCTCTATGACAAAACATGTTAAGAGGTtaaatgatttttatttattttttttacaacataatTCCAAATGATCATACTGTGGGTGGAAAAGCCATACATTTACTGGGGCCACACTGATAATGCTGCTCAGTCTGTTTGAAGAAAGCTGATGGTTTAATACACAGGTCTTGTTAACCTTAGTACACAGGAAGAAGGCTGAGATTGATTTGTGATCAATAACTGACTACACAGACAGTCACCTATTAGCTAAGACTAATAGTCTAGTCTTAGCTAGACTggtacatttgtttgtttgtggtgctgttgaattgcACTGTGTTATATTTCTAGTTATGtgtccaccccatttatatcaataaCAGTTgactaaatatatttttttaaataacataataacCTTCATGACTGAAGTTTCATTTTAGCAACGAGTGTTCCCAGAACAAAGTATACAGTTTTCAGTGAGTGCTCAAGGAACAGCAATGACAAACTCTTACCGACGCCAGCAGCTCGAAGGGTTTGGCCATATTGCAGAATGAGCTTGTCATCGTCCTCTAAACTCATCACCAACTCATtagtctgcaaaaaaaaaaaggtttctacttaaaaaacaacatgggtTATCAAATGACCACAGAATGCACTTGTGAAACATAGGCtgaaaaactaactaaaactaactAACCCATACATTCTGATTGAAATGTGGCAATCACCAACTGGTTCAGTTGTTTATGTACAGGATTCCCAGCTCAGTCCCTGGAGATCCAAAATCCAAAATCTTTTAGCTTATGGCTCCACCAAGCACAACTCATGGTCCACGCAAGTACGTGAACGCAAATGACAACACCTGAGCCCTGTACTAGCAGgattagcgaggtaacttcagggttaactctgggttttccgtcctacgaaggtggttcacttcttaccggggtagatcaccatggtaacttatgctgaacagctgacctgctccggagcaggttatgttccagataagagatcaacttgtTTAAAAGCACCGcatactgaccaatcagagatctgtgcggtgattgtatgataatattacacacatatgaagaagtttaagtcacgatccagactaaaaacaacagtttaGGGCGCCTGGCtggctcagtcggtagagcgggcGCACATGTGtggccaaggctcagtcctggcagcggtggacccgggttcgaatccggcctgtggacCTTTCCGcgtgtcatctctctctctccccctttccaagactctatccactgtcctatcaataaaaaaaacgcttaaaaatgcccccaaaacaataattttaaaaaaacaaaaaaaaacaacacagtttaaactgacaaatgccagaaggacagctggatttcaCACTGCCGGAGAGGGATGCGCAGCTGAAAGATGGTTGAAATAGTCCTACACGCCAAACCTTAGTCACAGGATGTAAAGAAGTGTAATCCATTACACTCtttaaagctatttatatccAGACGACTTTATCtaacttttgagtgttccgttaaattaataagtctgttaatttacgcatttgCACGTgatcgggagttttttcttttagcagctgttcttcctgcatttggcagcttcaactgtgttacttttagcctggattaagtgtttaatttcttcgtatttgtctaatatagtttgctcttcctttgtaaaatgtgccgctctgtcGGTTTGTCTGCAAgtctgtggacttgtccatgtctgtgattggtcatatactgcaaacaccgccccgttcatgtgaacacactcataaccagactgagaaaccctgggttgatttaccaagttgataaccagctttgTAGGACCGCTTAGGgtgatctcggttgttagggttagtgaagccagatacggagaagataccctgggtatgttgaacttgcttcgtagtacaggcctctggccCAGCAGACACAAACGCATGACTGCATGCCAGAAGCTGTCAGGGGCCCAAAACCTGTTATATGCccttctgttacatcatgtaaacaaaccacgtaggcCACCTATTGGCTGTGTGGTCAATTAGTGTGACATTTCCTTTAGATAGATACCTTTGCTCCATATGCTTGGTGGATAATCTTCATTGTGTCTAAAAATACAAAAGAATGGTATCAGATGCAGAGCATGGATTTGAACACACATAGAATTGACCCAtagctaagccccgccccccgctGCTACTCCGTCAAGCTGTCAGAGCTACCAAAGAGCCACACTGTCACTAACTGCACTACCTGCATAAATATCTAGCTAATTTTTTGGCGAAACGAAAAAGTGATTTCAGAAAAAAGCTGACAGAAGGGTCTACAATATGCGTTTGGAGGATATATCAGGATGTCAAAATGATTCAGGAGCAAAAACAggttaaaaacatcaaaatagAAGCTGAAGCCTACAGATCACAGTGTAAAAGTAAACCACTATCACATGGCGATCGAGACATGAAGACAATGAAATTAAGGAACAACACTGTTCCCGTtcactatgtagatataaacggctcattctgaagtaacgaaaacacgactcttattttcaggtgattatacataagtattatataaagaaaacattattattaatattatattccatttctaccaatagattaccctaaatgttacacactggtccttgaATATGTTTTGGGTTGTTGGTCAAAGTAAATCAAacacactattattattttgaacTCTGGTGACTCTTTTTGACActaaaaaacatatataatcaaaaaatatgaataattataTGAGGCTATA
This DNA window, taken from Sebastes fasciatus isolate fSebFas1 chromosome 14, fSebFas1.pri, whole genome shotgun sequence, encodes the following:
- the c14h2orf76 gene encoding UPF0538 protein C2orf76 homolog isoform X2 gives rise to the protein MAAAEAVVTVRLVRSFEHRNFKPVVFRGVSLDQTVQDFIQLVRDDTMKIIHQAYGAKTNELVMSLEDDDKLILQYGQTLRAAGVANETEVAFFRGEDYGLYKANPKTTW
- the c14h2orf76 gene encoding UPF0538 protein C2orf76 homolog isoform X1, producing the protein MAAAEAVVTVRLVRSFEHRNFKPVVFRGVSLDQTVQDFIQLVRDDIATRLGLPPPFKKHTYDTMKIIHQAYGAKTNELVMSLEDDDKLILQYGQTLRAAGVANETEVAFFRGEDYGLYKANPKTTW